Proteins encoded together in one Leishmania donovani BPK282A1 complete genome, chromosome 33 window:
- a CDS encoding heat shock protein, putative: MGFKTETRQLLDIVACSLYSDKEVFIRELVSNASDALEKRHLLELSNPDYAREPADEAPLIALSCNQSKSRFIIRDTGIGMTREELTANLGTIAGSGSKAFVHELQSSGKSAAEKIIGQFGVGFYACFMVAKNVKVYSRSAKKGSKGYLWESEGTGTFKVTECEGVEKGTKIVLDVKDTELSFCTPQVVERVLKKYSNFVSYEITLNGGKVNTVEALWMKDKNDVTNEEHIDFYKFISGSYDSPMFRLHYSIDAPMSVRALLYVPQSHTEKYGGGRMEAGVNLYSRRVLIQSKAKGLLPDWLRFIKGAVDSESIPLNVSREHTQDGGMMRRLSTILTKRIIRWLEEESKRDRSKYERFIQEYGPFLKEGVCTDQVHKMELAKLLRFQTTKSDIDYPYVSLDNYRDRMQPNQSHIYYLNLPSKEMALQSPYYEQYKEHDLEVLICTEPIDDFVMQHLDTYAKHKLQNIEMFDANLDGYVQHKKKLEGDKNDDVAVKKQLNDVQVKALSDFISKRLVGRVGVVKSTDRLRDSPAVLADHEAAQMRKIYRMTGQAAGPPPKYNLHFNPQHPLIRKLYTLSQSEASEEVETAGLLTEQIFDNAIIAAGLLEDPRSIVTRLNTIMSRMVEKVPEPSADK, from the coding sequence ATGGGCTTCAAGACGGAGACCCGCCAGCTGCTGGACATCGTTGCATGCAGCCTGTACAGTGACAAGGAGGTGTTCATCCGCGAGTTGGTGTCCAATGCCAGCGACGCTCTGGAGAAGCGCCACCTGCTGGAGCTCAGCAACCCTGATTACGCCCGCGAGCCGGCCGACGAGGCCCCACTGATTGCCCTCTCCTGCAACCAGAGCAAGAGTCGCTTCATCATCCGCGATACCGGTATCGGCATGACCCGAGAGGAGCTGACAGCGAACCTGGGCACGATTGCCGGCTCCGGCTCGAAGGCGTTTGTACACGAGCTccagagcagcggcaaaTCGGCGGCCGAGAAGATCATCGGCCAGTTCGGCGTCGGCTTCTACGCGTGCTTCATGGTGGCCAAGAACGTCAAGGTCTACAGCCGCAGTGCCAAGAAGGGCTCGAAGGGCTACCTGTGGGAGTCGGAGGGCACCGGCACCTTCAAAGTGACGGAGTGCGAGGGGGTCGAAAAGGGTACCAAGATTGTGCTGGATGTGAAGGACACGGAGCTGTCCTTCTGCACCCCGCAGGTGGTGGAGCGGGTGCTGAAGAAGTACAGCAACTTTGTCTCCTACGAGATCACTCTCAACGGCGGCAAGGTAAACACTGTCGAGGCGCTCTGGATGAAGGACAAGAACGACGTCACCAACGAGGAGCATATCGACTTTTACAAGTTCATCTCCGGCTCCTACGACAGCCCCATGTTCCGCCTTCACTACTCCATCGACGCCCCGATGAGCGTGCGGGCGCTGCTCTACGTGCCGCAGTCGCACACGGAGAAGtacggcggtggccgcaTGGAGGCGGGTGTGAACTTGTACTCTCGCCGCGTGCTGATCCAGTCCAAGGCGAAggggctgctgccggacTGGCTGCGTTTCATCAAGGGTGCCGTGGACAGCGAGTCGATCCCGCTAAACGTGTcgcgcgagcacacgcaGGACGGCGGTATGATGCGCCGGCTGAGCACGATCCTGACAAAGCGGATCATTCGCTggctcgaggaggagagcaagcGCGACCGCAGCAAGTACGAGCGCTTCATTCAGGAGTATGGCCCCTTCCTGAAGGAGGGCGTGTGCACGGACCAGGTGCACAAGATGGAGCTCGCGAAGCTCCTGCGCTTCCAGACGACGAAGTCCGACATTGACTATCCCTACGTCTCCCTGGACAACTACCGCGACCGTATGCAGCCGAATCAGTCCCACATCTACTACCTGAACTTGCCCAGCAAGGAGATGGCACTGCAGTCGCCCTACTACGAGCAGTACAAGGAGCACGACCTTGAGGTGCTCATCTGCACTGAGCCGATTGACGACTTTGTCATGCAGCACCTCGACACCTACGCGAAGCACAAGCTGCAGAACATCGAGATGTTCGACGCCAACCTTGACGGCTACGTGCAACATAAGAAGAAGCTCGAGGGGGACAAGAACGATGACGTGGCCGTGAAGAAGCAGCTGAATGATGTCCAGGTCAAGGCGCTCTCCGACTTCATCTCGAAGCGCCTCGTCGGCCGCGTCGGCGTTGTCAAGTCGACGGACCGCCTGCGCGACAGCCCTGCCGTGCTGGCGGACCACGAGGCGGCCCAGATGCGCAAGATCTACCGTATGACAGGCCAGGCCGCTGGTCCACCACCGAAGTACAACCTCCACTTCAACCCCCAGCACCCTCTCATCCGCAAGCTGTACACGCTGTCGCAGTCGGAGgcgagcgaggaggtggagacgGCTGGCCTGCTCACGGAGCAGATCTTTGACAacgccatcatcgccgctggACTCCTCGAGGACCCGCGCAGCATCGTGACGCGCCTCAACACGATCATGTCGCGCATGGTCGAGAAGGTGCCGGAGCCATCGGCGGACAAGTGA
- a CDS encoding ras-like small GTPases, putative, with the protein MGSHSKKSGKGGGGAHARQARQRQQGQAKVLKKDLGVPDLKDVAQRLTQTAQRRTHSVLSIPHMHGAEEVGGSRLSNSGVSGGCLRLTNLMRGGGAFGKGGVCSQIRGKALQQVAQSAEGAGRTESTLADRRREMLTLALRTSEKVHDYEAPMQLFCQDGASEGCAEEDNVWLEDTTRRGQDRSLQRFYKEFHRVVENCDVLLQVLDARDPLGCRLTQLEKNIRSTYGEERKKMVVVLNKVDLLPSKEVLDAWIHYFEQQEQLMCIPFAANAKGSLGQTYVTNLFRRLRSVARSGETGERKAIVVGVIGYPNVGKSSIINALKRKHVVGVGNMPGFTTGNTEVELRSDIRVMDCPGVVSPGEDSGDVVLRNAIRVSELVNPFLPVQRLLQRCTAVQQADDHANTDVATHQALRNSGLHPLALFYGISQFRENDVMDFIEQVGMRRGRLTRGGQVDEESTARMILADWNDGRIPYYTYPPAVDELFLRSDDAYRAVNSSGCLGGGAEDSSTQAELVSAKARGVTLDGLPTFHLHMDLIEQQQQRTKKRWKQSDVPYDDPDGDDGDEML; encoded by the coding sequence ATGGGTAGTCACTCCAAAAAAAGCGGcaagggcggtggcggcgcgcatgcgcggcaggcccggcagaggcagcagggTCAGGCAAAGGTGCTCAAGAAGGACCTTGGCGTGCCTGACCTAAAggacgtggcgcagcgcctgaCGCAAAcagcacagcggcgcacgcacagcgtCTTGAGCATTCCGCACATGCACGGCGCCGAGGAGGTCGGTGGGTCTCGGCTGAGTAACAGCGGCGTGAGCGGCGGATGTCTTCGCCTCACCAACCTCatgcgcggtggtggcgctttCGGGAAAGGCGGCGTCTGCTCTCAGATTCGCGGCAAGGCCCTGCAGCAGGTCGCTCAGAGCGCAGAGGGCGCCGGCAGGACCGAGTCGACCTTGGcggaccgccgccgcgagatGCTGACGCTGGCGCTTCGTACCTCAGAGAAAGTGCATGACTACGAGGCCCCAATGCAGCTGTTTTGCCAGGACGGCGCCAGCGAGGgctgcgcggaggaggacaacgTGTGGCTGGAGGATACGACGCGCCGCGGGCAGGATCGCTCGCTGCAGCGTTTCTATAAAGAGTTTCATCGCGTCGTCGAGAACtgcgatgtgctgctgcaggtgctggatGCCCGCGACCCGCTCGGCTGCCGACTTACGCAGCTCGAGAAGAACATTCGCTCAACCTACGGTGAGGAGCGGAAGAAGATGGTTGTGGTGCTGAACAAGGTAGACTTGCTGCCGTCGAAGGAGGTTCTGGATGCGTGGATCCACTATTttgagcagcaggagcagctcaTGTGCATTCCGTTCGCAGCCAACGCCAAAGGCTCACTGGGGCAAACGTACGTCACGAACCTGTTTCGGCGGTTGCGCTCAGTcgcccgcagcggcgagacgGGCGAACGCAAGGCTATTGTTGTTGGGGTGATCGGATACCCGAACGTAGGGAAGAGCTCCATCATTAATGCGCTAAAGCGCAAGCACGTTGTCGGCGTCGGCAACATGCCCGGGTTCACGACAGGAAACAccgaggtggagctgcggTCTGACATCCGCGTGATGGACTGCCCCGGCGTGGTCAGCCCCGGCGAGGACAGTGGCGACGTGGTTCTGCGCAACGCCATTCGGGTTAGCGAGCTGGTAAATCCGTTCTTGCcagtgcagcggctcctgcagcgatgcacggcggtgcagcaggccgaTGACCATGCCAACACCGACGTTGCCACCCACCAGGCGTTGCGCAACAGCGGGCTGCACCCGTTGGCTCTGTTCTACGGCATTAGCCAGTTCCGCGAGAACGACGTGATGGACTTCATTGAGCAAGTCGGGATGCGTCGCGGACGACTCACACGTGGTGGCCAGGTGGACGAGGAGTCGACAGCGCGCATGATCCTTGCAGACTGGAACGATGGCCGCATTCCGTACTACACATATCCGCCTGCTGTCGACGAGCTCTTcctgcgcagcgacgacgcctACCGCGCCgtcaacagcagcggctgcctcggtggtggcgctgaggATAGCAGTacgcaggcggagctggtCTCGGCAAAGGCGCGCGGCGTGACGCTGGACGGACTGCCCACGTTTCACCTTCACATGGATCTgatcgagcagcagcagcaacgcacaAAGAAGCGGTGGAAGCAGAGCGACGTGCCGTACGATGACcctgacggcgacgatgggGACGAGATGCTCTAG